Within Bacteroidales bacterium, the genomic segment TTTATGATAGTATTCAAGCGCCCGGTCGTATACGCCCTGGTCTGTATACAATCCGCCCAAATTATTGTAACAGGCAGCCTGACCCTCAATACTGCCAATTTCCATATAATTTTGAAGGCTTCTTAAATAGTGCTCCTCAGCTTCTTTATACTTCCACTCGACCTGATATACAGAACCGATATTTTTATAAGAAGAAGCCTGGCCTTCGATATCTTTTTGAGCAATGCGTATTTCCAATGCCTTTGGAAAATACTCCATGGCAATATTATATTTCCCCTGCCTGAAAGCTATTTGTCCGATATGGTTATATGCCGTGGCCAGCAAAGAAATATCCACTCCTTTTGTAAATTCTATTGCCTTGTAAAAATACGCGATAGCAATATCGTATTGTCCTGTTTTTTCTGCACTACGTCCCAATGCATAAAATATATCGAACATTGTACTTTGCCCGGGTTCTGTCTCATGTGAAAGGCGCAGAGCCTCACCGGCAGCAACAAATGCACTGTCGGGAAAAGAATCTATATGACGGCTGTATTCACGTAAATAAAACCGGAGGGAATCGTCTTCGGAACTACCGTCACTATTGTCTACATCCTCGTCCGAACAGGAAACGAGCAACATCAATACCAAACATATATTTATTCGTCTTAACATAGAAATCATATCAGATTATCTGAATATCCATGTTGCCGGACCATTCTTGTAGCCTGTGGCAAGCTGGTTCCGGAAATGTTTTAATTGGTCCGTACGCATCACATGCGCCCTCAATAAAGGACGATTCCCTTTCCATGGCCAATGATTGACGCCTTTCCTTGTTCCAAAATCCATCAGATAACCGGCCTGAAAAACTAGTTTCCTTGTTCGCTGGTCGAAAGAACCGTATGGATAGCAAAAACTCCTGACTGTTTTTTTTAGTTGCCCTTCCATTTGCGTTTTAGATACGGTTAATTCGGAGAGAGCCTCCTGGTCGCCAAGCCTGCGCAAACGTTGATGATTCACACCATGCGATGAGAAATCAACCAGGCTACTCCTGTACATTTCCTGTACCTGGTCCCACGAAAGCATTCCGTCTTTCGTTCCTATTTCTCCGGTAGTCAAGAAAATAGTGATGGGAATTTTCTTTTCCAGTATCATCGGATATGCATAGGTATAATTATTCAGGTACCCATCGTCAAATGTCAATAGAACAGAACGTTCCGGTAATTTCTTTTTGCTTATATAACTATCCTCGACTTCGGACAATGATACCGGATGATACCCTTCAGCCAGTAATAAGTCGATTTGCCGGGCAAAAAGTTCATCACTGACAAAAAAAGAACCGCAACTTTCGTCTTCTGATTTTCCTATATGATGGTACATAAATATACGGAGCGCATTTCTCAATACCTTTCTTCTGTGTAGATACAAAACCGGGAAAACGACCACCACGAAAAATAAAATGATGTACCACATATTTTCTTCTTTTTATTTCCAATGCGAATTAAAGCAAAAAAATCTGCTTTATGTCACAAACTTTGGAATTTTACCTACTTTTGCCCATAAAATTTGTCATTCATGAATCTATCTGTCGGAATCATTACATACAATGAGGAGAAGGACTTACCGAGAACATTGAATGCAGTAAAAGATATTGCCGATGAAATCGTGATCGTCGATAATGGAAGTACGGATAAAACACCGGAAATAGCAGCATCTTTTAATGCAAAACTATTTACTGAGAAGTGGAAA encodes:
- a CDS encoding polysaccharide deacetylase family protein, which translates into the protein MWYIILFFVVVVFPVLYLHRRKVLRNALRIFMYHHIGKSEDESCGSFFVSDELFARQIDLLLAEGYHPVSLSEVEDSYISKKKLPERSVLLTFDDGYLNNYTYAYPMILEKKIPITIFLTTGEIGTKDGMLSWDQVQEMYRSSLVDFSSHGVNHQRLRRLGDQEALSELTVSKTQMEGQLKKTVRSFCYPYGSFDQRTRKLVFQAGYLMDFGTRKGVNHWPWKGNRPLLRAHVMRTDQLKHFRNQLATGYKNGPATWIFR